Proteins encoded within one genomic window of Pedobacter africanus:
- a CDS encoding tRNA1(Val) (adenine(37)-N6)-methyltransferase: MKNAFRFKQFEIDQTGCAMKINTDGVLLGAVADKPAALRVLDVGTGTGVIAMMLAQRFAGAVVHAVEIDEQAARAAGKNAEGSPFSGRLKVFHSSIETYTAEEPYDLIVSNPPYFVNDLKNSEHRKGIARHTDAIFFEQLLNRVDALLSRDGRFWFILPVKQSMNIIELAATYGLKPGVVIHVHSDKQKPEIRQIVCLDYSDKTVQHQSLYIYAAMGVYTDAYKLLLKDFFLAF, translated from the coding sequence ATGAAGAACGCTTTTAGATTTAAACAGTTCGAAATAGACCAGACCGGCTGTGCGATGAAAATCAATACAGACGGGGTTTTGCTTGGTGCTGTGGCCGATAAACCGGCTGCTTTGAGGGTGCTGGACGTAGGGACGGGTACAGGTGTGATTGCGATGATGCTGGCACAGCGCTTTGCCGGGGCAGTTGTGCATGCGGTTGAAATCGATGAGCAGGCTGCGCGTGCCGCCGGAAAGAACGCTGAAGGATCCCCTTTTTCAGGTAGATTGAAAGTTTTTCACTCATCCATAGAAACTTATACTGCTGAGGAGCCTTACGATCTGATTGTTTCCAACCCGCCTTATTTTGTGAATGACCTTAAAAATTCAGAACACCGGAAAGGAATTGCGCGGCATACGGATGCAATTTTCTTTGAGCAGTTGCTGAACCGGGTTGATGCGTTGCTGAGCAGGGATGGCAGATTCTGGTTTATACTGCCGGTAAAGCAGTCTATGAACATCATTGAGCTGGCTGCTACTTACGGCTTAAAGCCAGGAGTGGTGATACACGTTCATTCTGATAAGCAAAAACCTGAGATCAGGCAGATTGTTTGTCTGGATTATTCAGATAAAACTGTGCAACACCAGAGTTTATACATTTACGCAGCAATGGGTGTTTATACGGATGCCTATAAATTGCTGCTGAAAGATTTTTTTCTAGCCTTTTAA
- a CDS encoding M56 family metallopeptidase, which produces MEALAIYFLKSALYMALFTSVYWLFLKNETFYRFNRIFLLSGLSCSVLLPLYTFTYQIKLLPMETAVANVAPVALAMPDRSNWASLLLMVYIAGGCFLLLRHIIGLYKIRRTALTHKYTVLKGCLIVETPVFRSSFSVFNCIIINSSADTSAAEKRLILEHELAHVQQRHWADLLICQLFCTFHWFNPLAWVYLNLVKQNHEYLADQAVLEQGNSAALYRAALINHSLGVPVFALASSFSRYDHLKRVNMMMKPASAAVRKFSVLLMLPAVAFFLWAFAEPEFIVEQQVVKEKRKENKQQKPAKGPKFVNEKPVMANEQVGRSVIIKNKPVRKKPVLWQKEYEKTVQPTAVPDSAEKRGVQSFVLNGLPAKSQPLMLLDGIEFHAGLASIKPEEIEAIHVLKGAMAIAEYGERGRNGVIRIVSKKSGLLMKTGLDSRTD; this is translated from the coding sequence ATGGAAGCACTGGCTATTTACTTTCTGAAATCAGCCTTATACATGGCTTTGTTTACCAGTGTATACTGGCTTTTTTTAAAGAATGAAACTTTTTACAGGTTTAACCGTATTTTTTTACTGAGTGGTCTGAGCTGCTCGGTTCTGCTGCCTCTTTATACTTTTACATACCAGATAAAGCTGCTGCCTATGGAAACCGCTGTGGCAAATGTTGCTCCGGTTGCGCTGGCGATGCCTGATCGTTCTAACTGGGCAAGTCTGTTGCTGATGGTTTATATTGCCGGGGGTTGCTTTTTGCTGCTTCGTCACATCATTGGACTGTATAAAATAAGAAGAACTGCCTTAACGCATAAATATACTGTGTTAAAGGGCTGCCTGATTGTTGAGACCCCGGTATTCCGCTCTTCTTTTTCGGTATTCAATTGCATCATCATCAACAGTTCGGCGGATACTTCGGCAGCCGAGAAAAGACTGATACTTGAGCATGAACTGGCGCATGTGCAGCAGCGCCATTGGGCAGATCTGCTGATCTGCCAGTTGTTCTGTACTTTTCACTGGTTTAACCCCCTGGCATGGGTATACCTGAACCTGGTTAAACAAAACCATGAGTACCTGGCAGATCAGGCTGTATTGGAACAAGGAAATTCGGCTGCGCTTTATCGCGCTGCCCTTATTAACCACAGCCTTGGTGTTCCGGTTTTTGCGCTGGCCAGTTCTTTTTCGCGTTACGATCATTTGAAACGGGTTAACATGATGATGAAACCAGCCTCTGCGGCTGTAAGGAAGTTTTCGGTGCTACTGATGTTACCTGCTGTTGCTTTTTTTTTATGGGCCTTTGCAGAGCCTGAATTTATTGTAGAACAGCAGGTCGTAAAGGAAAAACGAAAAGAGAACAAACAGCAGAAACCTGCCAAAGGCCCAAAGTTTGTTAATGAAAAGCCTGTTATGGCCAATGAACAAGTGGGCAGGTCCGTTATCATTAAAAATAAACCGGTAAGAAAAAAGCCAGTTTTGTGGCAAAAAGAGTACGAAAAGACGGTACAACCTACCGCTGTTCCAGATTCTGCAGAGAAGCGCGGAGTGCAATCTTTTGTGCTGAATGGTTTGCCGGCAAAATCTCAGCCCTTAATGTTGCTGGATGGAATAGAATTTCATGCTGGTCTGGCCAGTATCAAACCTGAAGAGATTGAAGCAATTCATGTATTAAAGGGAGCAATGGCGATAGCTGAATATGGAGAGCGGGGCAGGAACGGGGTAATCCGGATTGTATCAAAAAAGTCCGGCCTTCTGATGAAAACCGGACTTGACAGTCGCACAGACTAA
- the fbp gene encoding class 1 fructose-bisphosphatase yields the protein MSGIKTLGQFIIEKQSDFPYAKGELSRLLRDIGIAAKIVNREVNKAGLADILGDAGTTNIQGEGQQKLDVFANTQFISALTSGGECCIVATEEEDEFVPIDSPVSKNAKYIVCIDPLDGSSNIDVNVAVGTIFSIYRRKSVDGVATLQDVLQKGTQQVAAGYVIYGSSTMMVYTTGKGVNGFTLDPSIGEFCLSHPDMKIPEEGKIYSINEGNYVHFPEGVKKYIKYAQVEDKATHRPYTSRYIGSMVGDIHRNLIKGGIYIYPTTSSSPNGKLRLLYECNPMAFIVEQAGGVASDGFNRILEIEPTELHQRTSIFIGSPAMVKVAEDLMAEFSAEKNNKAVNGTAVKV from the coding sequence ATGTCGGGTATAAAAACACTGGGGCAATTCATCATCGAAAAACAATCAGATTTTCCTTATGCAAAAGGAGAGCTTTCCCGTTTGCTCAGGGATATCGGCATAGCCGCAAAGATTGTAAACAGGGAGGTAAATAAGGCCGGCCTGGCAGATATACTCGGTGATGCAGGTACCACAAATATACAGGGTGAGGGGCAGCAGAAGCTGGATGTGTTTGCCAATACGCAGTTTATCAGTGCGTTAACAAGTGGTGGCGAGTGCTGTATTGTAGCTACAGAAGAGGAAGATGAGTTTGTACCTATCGATTCACCGGTTTCTAAAAACGCGAAGTACATTGTTTGTATTGACCCGCTTGACGGCTCTTCGAACATAGATGTGAACGTTGCTGTGGGAACTATCTTTTCGATCTACAGGCGCAAGTCTGTAGATGGTGTAGCCACTTTGCAGGATGTGCTGCAAAAGGGAACCCAGCAGGTTGCTGCCGGTTATGTGATCTATGGTTCATCCACCATGATGGTATACACCACCGGAAAAGGCGTAAATGGTTTTACGCTCGACCCATCCATAGGGGAGTTCTGCCTGTCGCACCCGGATATGAAAATCCCGGAAGAAGGAAAGATCTATTCTATTAACGAAGGAAACTATGTACACTTCCCGGAGGGAGTGAAGAAATATATTAAATATGCCCAGGTAGAAGACAAGGCTACACACAGACCTTATACTTCAAGATATATAGGTTCTATGGTAGGCGATATCCACCGTAACCTCATCAAAGGCGGCATATATATTTATCCTACTACTTCAAGTTCCCCTAACGGGAAGCTGAGGTTGCTTTACGAATGCAATCCTATGGCCTTTATTGTAGAGCAGGCAGGGGGGGTAGCTTCTGATGGTTTCAACAGGATTCTGGAAATTGAACCTACAGAGCTGCATCAGCGTACTTCTATCTTTATTGGTTCTCCAGCTATGGTAAAAGTGGCTGAGGACCTGATGGCAGAGTTTTCGGCGGAAAAGAACAACAAAGCAGTAAACGGAACGGCAGTAAAAGTTTAA
- a CDS encoding carboxypeptidase-like regulatory domain-containing protein, whose translation MKAQTGIQGVVGHKADGKGLAGVNVTVKEKDAASVLAYAFTDQKGAYKLSFSSKADSVVVTVSGLGFKKLAQVIDNRSGTYHFSLDAEVIKLKEVKVNPPKIRKLNDTLNYLVDGFADKNDRTIGDVLKKMPGIRVADDGSITYNNKPINRFYIENLDLLKGRYGIATNNVEAKDVATVQVLENHQPVKALKNREFTDEAAINLKLKDGAKGVLTANTQLGTGLSPFLWNNELTSTYFNKGRQNINTYKGNNTGNDAGAELKSYYPGDNQLSPYSALTLQSPSAPPISQKRYLYNRANAASANNLWSLGKDYQLNANVIYLNDRQEKENFSRSVYYLPADSVLAIEENLAATTHTDLLETGLQLNRNTERYYLDNAFRFSGKWDRGSGISESGERSGSGAQEAGTSNWQNIFQDLKQPVFKVDNTFSLIRNYKRLSLKLYSYNGYSSTDQELSVEPFLYDALFGNAVGLTALRQSVGQRQFSSANRLTLGLTKGSWKQNYTLAADLNLQQLNTQLQGQEASGNFTSAVDSLSNGLTWNKYSLSFQPDYTYAKDKIKVTLQLPLVYNYLYRNNDNGNEIERHINRLLFNPSINIRYELNLFWNMTAAVSYNNEQGGIENGFTGYMMQSYRSLQRNEGQLSEQKNQSYSLDLGYRHPLHAVFFNLGLRHGRSSMNLLYGYAYQDILSFKKAYFISNGSNRYSIYARLSKGIDAIASTLSLDADYSSSSASQISQDKIIDFTAENFNLRPAISSKLGKWASLSYTFQYAQSRNRVRNNAGDFKPINSSRQQAQLNFFPVKALTINLGYENFYNGAIVSGSRGMNFADLGMRYVFKKVELSAEYANVFDTRQYIAAAYNDISTFYSVYNLRPAQLLLKLRFKIR comes from the coding sequence GTGAAAGCACAGACGGGTATCCAGGGTGTGGTGGGGCACAAGGCGGATGGAAAAGGGCTGGCAGGGGTAAATGTAACTGTAAAGGAAAAAGATGCAGCATCAGTATTGGCTTATGCCTTTACTGATCAGAAAGGAGCGTACAAACTGAGCTTTAGCAGCAAGGCGGATAGTGTAGTGGTTACCGTTTCCGGTCTCGGTTTTAAAAAACTGGCACAGGTTATAGACAATAGAAGCGGCACGTACCATTTTAGCCTGGATGCCGAAGTGATCAAATTAAAGGAGGTCAAGGTCAATCCACCCAAAATTCGCAAGCTGAATGATACCTTAAATTACCTGGTGGATGGTTTTGCAGATAAAAATGACCGTACCATAGGGGATGTGCTAAAAAAGATGCCAGGAATAAGGGTAGCCGACGATGGTTCCATAACGTATAACAACAAGCCCATTAACCGCTTTTATATTGAAAACCTGGACCTGCTGAAGGGGCGTTATGGTATTGCTACCAATAATGTGGAAGCGAAGGATGTGGCCACTGTTCAGGTACTGGAAAATCATCAGCCGGTAAAAGCGCTTAAAAACCGGGAGTTTACCGATGAAGCAGCTATCAATTTAAAACTGAAAGATGGTGCGAAGGGGGTGCTGACGGCAAATACCCAGCTTGGTACAGGGCTGTCGCCCTTTTTATGGAATAACGAGCTTACCTCTACTTACTTTAACAAAGGCAGACAGAACATCAATACCTACAAGGGTAACAATACTGGAAATGATGCAGGGGCAGAATTGAAGTCGTACTATCCGGGAGATAACCAGTTGAGCCCTTATAGTGCTTTGACCTTGCAATCGCCTTCGGCCCCACCCATAAGCCAGAAGCGTTACCTGTACAATAGGGCCAATGCGGCTTCTGCTAACAATTTATGGAGCCTGGGCAAAGATTATCAGCTAAATGCCAATGTTATTTATTTAAATGACAGGCAGGAAAAAGAGAACTTTTCCCGTTCCGTTTATTATCTGCCTGCCGATAGTGTACTGGCCATTGAGGAAAATCTGGCGGCTACTACCCATACAGATTTACTGGAAACGGGGCTGCAGTTGAACAGGAATACCGAACGTTATTACCTTGACAATGCCTTCAGGTTTTCCGGGAAATGGGACCGTGGATCCGGAATTTCAGAGAGCGGAGAGCGTTCCGGAAGCGGAGCGCAGGAGGCGGGTACATCCAACTGGCAAAATATCTTTCAGGATTTAAAACAGCCGGTGTTTAAAGTAGACAATACCTTTAGCCTCATCAGGAATTACAAACGGTTGAGCTTAAAGCTGTACAGCTATAATGGTTACAGCAGTACCGACCAGGAGCTTAGCGTAGAGCCCTTCCTATATGATGCACTGTTTGGTAATGCTGTGGGCTTAACCGCATTGAGGCAATCGGTAGGACAGCGGCAGTTTTCCTCTGCAAACCGCCTTACATTGGGGCTAACAAAGGGAAGCTGGAAACAGAACTATACACTTGCTGCAGATCTTAACCTGCAGCAGTTAAACACGCAATTGCAGGGACAGGAAGCTTCAGGCAATTTCACATCCGCAGTAGATTCTTTAAGTAACGGTCTGACCTGGAATAAATACAGCCTTTCTTTTCAGCCTGATTATACTTATGCAAAGGATAAAATTAAAGTAACGTTACAACTTCCATTGGTATACAACTACCTGTACAGAAATAATGACAACGGAAATGAGATCGAAAGGCACATCAACAGGCTACTCTTTAATCCAAGTATTAACATCAGGTATGAGCTGAATTTGTTTTGGAATATGACTGCCGCAGTCAGTTATAACAATGAGCAAGGGGGAATTGAAAATGGCTTTACCGGTTATATGATGCAGTCGTACCGTAGCCTGCAGCGGAACGAGGGGCAGCTGTCTGAACAGAAAAATCAATCTTATTCCCTGGATTTAGGTTACCGCCACCCGCTGCATGCTGTATTTTTTAACCTGGGTTTAAGGCATGGCCGGAGCAGTATGAATTTGTTGTACGGCTATGCTTATCAGGATATACTGAGTTTCAAAAAAGCCTATTTTATTTCTAACGGAAGTAACAGGTACAGTATTTATGCCCGGCTAAGTAAGGGGATAGATGCTATTGCTTCAACACTTAGTCTGGATGCCGACTACAGCAGCAGTTCGGCATCGCAGATCAGCCAGGATAAGATAATCGATTTTACCGCTGAGAATTTTAATTTGCGGCCTGCAATCTCCTCTAAATTGGGCAAATGGGCTAGTTTATCTTATACCTTTCAATATGCGCAGAGTAGAAATAGGGTAAGGAATAACGCGGGTGACTTCAAACCGATAAATAGCAGCAGGCAGCAGGCGCAACTGAATTTTTTTCCGGTGAAGGCCTTAACCATTAACCTGGGCTATGAGAATTTTTATAACGGTGCGATAGTTTCAGGGAGCCGGGGAATGAATTTTGCAGATCTGGGTATGCGGTATGTCTTTAAAAAGGTAGAACTCAGTGCGGAGTATGCCAATGTATTTGATACCCGGCAGTACATTGCGGCTGCTTACAATGATATCAGCACCTTTTATTCTGTTTATAACCTGCGGCCGGCCCAGCTTTTACTCAAACTACGTTTTAAAATCAGATAG
- a CDS encoding metallophosphoesterase family protein: MKTIGLISDTHGFLDDAVFKHFDGCDEIWHAGDFGPDVAERLEAFKPLRGVYGNIDDKEIRAVYPEHLRFHCENVDVWMTHIGGYPGKYAPQVKPEIYTKPPMLFISGHSHILKVMYDKKINCLHINPGAAGNSGWHRIKTLIRFCISEEKIHTLAAIEIGNR; the protein is encoded by the coding sequence ATGAAGACGATAGGATTGATATCGGACACGCACGGCTTTCTGGATGATGCCGTTTTTAAGCACTTTGACGGTTGCGACGAAATATGGCATGCGGGGGATTTTGGACCTGATGTTGCAGAGCGACTTGAGGCGTTTAAGCCTTTGCGGGGTGTTTATGGCAATATTGACGATAAGGAGATCCGTGCAGTATACCCTGAACATCTGCGCTTTCATTGCGAAAATGTAGATGTATGGATGACGCATATTGGCGGATATCCGGGTAAATATGCTCCGCAGGTGAAACCAGAAATTTACACTAAGCCTCCAATGTTGTTTATTAGCGGACATTCGCACATCCTGAAAGTGATGTACGACAAAAAAATCAATTGTCTGCATATAAATCCCGGTGCGGCTGGAAATTCCGGCTGGCACAGAATAAAAACTTTGATTAGATTTTGTATTTCAGAAGAAAAAATACATACCTTAGCCGCCATAGAAATAGGTAATAGATAA
- a CDS encoding BlaI/MecI/CopY family transcriptional regulator, translated as MVQLTKAEEQIMQVLWTLGEGTVQDIREKMETPKAARTTVATVLSILENKGFVKHNSVGRANVYLPAIAKEAYSKTQLFGLLKNYFNDSFSSMASFFAKESNYTVEELDRLIRDTKEELKKEK; from the coding sequence ATGGTACAATTAACAAAAGCGGAAGAGCAGATTATGCAGGTGCTGTGGACCCTGGGCGAGGGTACGGTACAGGATATACGTGAAAAAATGGAAACGCCCAAAGCTGCACGGACTACTGTTGCAACAGTACTGAGCATTTTGGAAAACAAGGGCTTTGTGAAACACAATAGTGTTGGACGTGCCAATGTGTACCTCCCGGCTATCGCAAAAGAAGCTTATTCAAAAACACAGCTGTTCGGCTTGCTGAAGAATTATTTTAACGATTCCTTTTCTTCTATGGCCTCTTTTTTTGCAAAAGAAAGCAATTATACCGTTGAAGAACTGGACCGGCTGATCAGGGATACCAAAGAAGAATTAAAAAAAGAAAAATAA
- the purL gene encoding phosphoribosylformylglycinamidine synthase, which translates to MIYFFSSQSKTVFALQTERELNANDITKLEWLFGGAKLQQETTLNDFFVGPRAAMVTPWSTNAVEITQNMDIQGIIRIEEFHKVEEHASDYDPMLSQKYNKLDQDLYTINIQPEPILEVTDIAAYNKQEGLALSDEEVAYLNDLSARLGRALTDSEVFGFSQVNSEHCRHKIFNGKFVIDGVEQPTSLFKLIRKTSEENPNDIVSAYKDNVAFIKGPKVQQFAPKRADLPDYYALSDFESVISVKAETHNFPTTVEPFNGAATGSGGEIRDRLAGGQGALPLAGTAVYMTALSRLEENRPWEKGVEERQWLYQTPMDILIKASNGATDFGNKFGQPLITGSVLTFEHEENNRKLGFDKVIMLAGGIGYGKASQAQKHKPAEGDKIVILGGENYRIGMGGAAVSSADTGAFGSGIELNAIQRSNPEMQKRAANAVRGMVESENNTIISIHDHGAGGHLNCLSELVEETGGKIDLDKLPVGDPTLSAKEIIGNESQERMGLVISQQHIDTLQKIADRERSPMYTVGTVSGDHRFTFESASTGIKPMDLELKDMFGSSPKMVMEDKTVTREYQPVTYDAGKLQEYLEQVLQLEAVAAKDWLTNKVDRCVGGRVAKQQCAGPLQLPLNNCGVMALDFQGKEGIATSIGHAPLSALIDAAAGSRIAIAESLTNLIWAPLKDGLKSVSLSANWMWACKNEGEDARLYEAVKACSDFAISLGINIPTGKDSLSMKQKYKNDEVIAPGTVIISAAGNCNNITQVVEPVLQKNGGAIYYINLSADSYKLGGSSFAQILNRIGNETPDVKDAAQLKTTFDTLQQLIKEGKVQAGHDIGSGGLITTLLEMCFADRDLGATLDLSALGEQDSIKLLFAENIGIVFQADAAVEASFAAKGISCHKIGEVSNTATLTIKNGTAETLNFDIDHLRDVWFKTSYLLDKKQSGPVKAKERYDNYKHQVLKYKFPAQFDGKKPVIDTSKPRPKAAIIREKGSNSERELANAMYLAGFDVKDVHMTDLISGRETLEDIRFIGAVGGFSNSDVLGSAKGWAGAFMYNEKARIALENFFKRPDTLSVGICNGCQLFIELGLINSGHAEKPKMLHNESHKHESIFTSLTLAENNSVMLSTLAGSTLGVWVSHGEGRFQFPYAEDQYRIVAKYAYENYPASPNGSDYNTAMMCDESGRHLVMMPHIERSLFQWHWANYPQGRKDEVSPWMEAFVNARKWVEQQ; encoded by the coding sequence ATGATTTATTTCTTTTCCAGCCAATCCAAAACAGTTTTCGCATTACAAACAGAACGGGAACTGAACGCTAATGATATTACAAAACTAGAATGGTTATTTGGCGGCGCAAAACTGCAACAGGAAACTACATTAAATGATTTTTTTGTTGGGCCGCGCGCAGCAATGGTAACTCCATGGAGCACCAACGCGGTAGAAATTACGCAGAATATGGACATCCAGGGCATCATCCGCATCGAAGAGTTCCACAAAGTAGAGGAACACGCTTCAGACTACGATCCGATGCTCTCCCAAAAATACAATAAACTGGATCAGGACCTGTACACCATTAACATACAGCCTGAGCCCATCCTTGAAGTTACGGACATTGCCGCCTACAATAAACAGGAAGGACTTGCCTTAAGCGATGAAGAAGTTGCTTACTTAAATGACCTTTCTGCAAGACTGGGCAGGGCACTTACCGACTCAGAAGTATTCGGCTTTTCGCAGGTAAACTCTGAGCACTGCCGCCACAAGATATTTAACGGAAAATTTGTAATTGATGGTGTTGAACAACCAACTTCACTCTTTAAACTGATCCGTAAAACTTCAGAAGAAAATCCTAACGATATTGTATCGGCCTATAAAGACAATGTAGCCTTTATTAAAGGGCCAAAGGTACAGCAATTTGCACCTAAACGTGCCGACCTGCCTGACTACTATGCCCTGAGCGACTTTGAATCGGTGATTTCGGTAAAAGCCGAAACCCACAACTTCCCGACCACCGTAGAACCTTTTAATGGTGCAGCAACAGGATCGGGCGGCGAGATCAGGGACAGGCTTGCAGGCGGACAAGGCGCTTTACCACTTGCAGGTACTGCAGTTTACATGACTGCTTTATCACGCCTGGAAGAAAACCGACCATGGGAAAAAGGCGTAGAAGAAAGACAATGGCTGTACCAAACGCCAATGGACATCCTGATCAAAGCTTCCAACGGGGCTACCGATTTCGGAAACAAATTTGGCCAGCCCCTCATTACCGGCTCAGTGCTCACCTTCGAACACGAAGAAAACAACCGTAAGCTTGGTTTCGATAAAGTGATCATGCTGGCAGGTGGTATAGGTTATGGCAAGGCCAGTCAGGCACAAAAGCACAAACCTGCCGAAGGCGACAAGATCGTTATCCTGGGCGGCGAAAATTATAGAATTGGAATGGGCGGTGCCGCAGTTTCCTCTGCCGATACCGGCGCCTTTGGTTCTGGAATTGAACTCAACGCCATCCAGCGCTCAAATCCCGAAATGCAGAAAAGAGCAGCCAACGCGGTGCGTGGAATGGTAGAAAGCGAAAACAATACTATCATTTCTATACACGACCATGGCGCGGGCGGCCACTTGAACTGCCTTTCCGAACTGGTTGAAGAGACCGGCGGTAAAATAGACCTCGATAAACTGCCTGTAGGCGACCCTACCCTTTCTGCCAAAGAGATCATCGGCAACGAATCTCAGGAGCGTATGGGATTGGTGATCAGCCAGCAGCACATAGATACCTTACAGAAAATTGCAGACCGCGAGCGCTCCCCTATGTATACTGTAGGAACAGTTAGCGGCGATCACCGTTTTACTTTTGAATCGGCCAGCACCGGCATTAAGCCGATGGACCTGGAATTGAAAGACATGTTTGGCAGCTCACCGAAAATGGTGATGGAAGACAAAACTGTAACCAGGGAATACCAACCGGTAACTTATGATGCAGGCAAACTGCAGGAATACCTGGAGCAGGTACTTCAGCTGGAAGCTGTTGCGGCTAAAGACTGGCTTACAAACAAGGTAGACCGTTGTGTAGGTGGGCGGGTTGCCAAACAACAATGCGCAGGCCCACTGCAACTGCCTTTAAACAATTGTGGCGTAATGGCTTTGGATTTCCAGGGCAAAGAAGGCATCGCTACTTCCATTGGCCATGCACCCCTGTCGGCATTAATTGATGCCGCAGCAGGAAGCCGCATAGCCATTGCAGAATCCCTTACCAACCTGATTTGGGCCCCATTAAAAGATGGATTAAAAAGCGTTTCACTTTCGGCCAACTGGATGTGGGCCTGTAAAAATGAAGGTGAAGACGCGCGCTTATACGAAGCTGTAAAAGCATGTTCAGACTTTGCCATCAGCCTGGGCATCAATATCCCTACAGGTAAGGATTCCCTGTCGATGAAGCAGAAATACAAAAATGATGAGGTCATAGCCCCCGGCACGGTAATCATTTCTGCAGCTGGTAACTGTAACAACATCACCCAGGTTGTTGAACCTGTACTCCAAAAAAATGGTGGTGCTATCTATTACATTAACTTGTCTGCCGACAGTTATAAACTAGGAGGCTCTTCTTTTGCACAGATCCTGAACAGGATTGGCAATGAAACACCAGATGTGAAAGATGCAGCACAGCTTAAAACAACATTCGATACACTTCAGCAACTTATAAAAGAAGGTAAAGTGCAGGCCGGACATGATATCGGCAGTGGCGGTTTAATTACCACCCTGCTGGAAATGTGTTTTGCAGACCGCGATTTGGGTGCAACCCTTGATCTTTCGGCACTGGGCGAACAAGACAGCATCAAACTTCTTTTTGCAGAAAACATTGGTATCGTATTCCAGGCAGATGCTGCTGTTGAAGCCAGCTTTGCGGCAAAAGGCATCAGCTGTCATAAAATTGGCGAAGTAAGCAATACAGCTACTTTAACCATTAAAAACGGTACAGCTGAAACTTTAAATTTTGACATTGACCACCTGCGCGATGTATGGTTCAAAACCTCTTACCTGCTCGATAAAAAGCAAAGCGGGCCGGTTAAAGCCAAGGAACGTTACGACAACTACAAACACCAGGTATTAAAATACAAATTCCCGGCACAGTTCGACGGTAAAAAACCGGTTATCGATACTTCGAAACCTAGGCCAAAAGCTGCGATCATCCGCGAAAAAGGAAGCAACTCCGAACGCGAACTGGCCAATGCCATGTACCTTGCTGGTTTTGATGTAAAAGACGTGCACATGACCGACCTGATCTCGGGCAGAGAAACGCTGGAAGACATCCGCTTCATCGGTGCAGTTGGTGGTTTCTCTAACTCAGATGTTTTGGGATCGGCCAAAGGCTGGGCAGGTGCATTTATGTATAACGAGAAAGCCAGGATAGCACTCGAAAATTTCTTTAAAAGACCAGATACCCTTTCCGTAGGGATCTGTAATGGTTGTCAACTGTTCATAGAACTTGGCCTGATCAACAGCGGCCATGCCGAAAAACCTAAAATGCTGCACAATGAAAGCCATAAGCACGAGAGTATCTTTACTTCTCTGACCTTGGCAGAAAACAATTCAGTAATGTTGTCTACGCTGGCAGGAAGTACACTGGGCGTATGGGTTTCACATGGCGAAGGCCGGTTCCAGTTCCCTTATGCGGAAGACCAATACCGCATTGTAGCCAAATATGCTTACGAAAACTACCCAGCCAGTCCGAATGGGTCTGACTATAACACTGCTATGATGTGCGATGAATCTGGCCGTCACCTGGTAATGATGCCACACATAGAGCGTTCCTTGTTTCAATGGCACTGGGCCAACTATCCGCAAGGACGTAAAGACGAAGTCTCTCCATGGATGGAGGCATTCGTTAATGCCCGCAAATGGGTTGAACAGCAATAA